DNA sequence from the Halobacterium sp. DL1 genome:
TCTATGAGCGTTTCAGCTACTTCGTTGATTGTGGTCGGACTGCCGCTACCAACGTTGACAGCAACGTCTTCCGCGTCGGACTCGACGGCAAGTCGGTTCGCTCTCGCGATATCACTCACGTGAATGAAGTCCCGGGTCTGTTCGCCGTCCTCGAAGACGAGCGGGGGATTACCGTTCTTGATGCGACTCGAGAAGATGGCGCAGACGCCGGTGTACGGGTTGTCGAGTGCCTGGCGGCTGCCGAAGATGTTGAAGTAACGCAGCGCAACGGTCGGGATGTCGTACGCGCGACCGATGGAGAGCATCATCTCCTCCTGGTCTTTCTTCGTTATCGCGTAGATGCTCGTGCTATCCCGCGGCTTCGACTCGGGCGTCGGTTCGGGTTCGAGCGTCGAACCGCACTCCGAGCAGACGTGTTCCCAGCCGCCACTACCCATCTGTTCTTCGCTCCGGAGTGAGGGATGCCGGGATTTCTCGCAGTCCTGACAGTAGTACTCACCCTCGCCGTAGATGGACATCGACGACGCCACCACCATCTTCTCGAGTTCGATGTCGTCGTTGACGATTATGTCGAGGATGCGGGCAGTCGCTAACGTGTTCACGTCGACGTACTTCTCGATCTCGTACATCGATTGGCCGACACCCACGGCGCTGGCCTGGTGGTTCAGGACATCTGCGTCCTCGAGAAGGTCGATCATCAACTCGCGGTCGCGGACGTCACCCCAAACGTACTCTGCGTCGTCGTTCAGGTAGTCAGGTTCGTCCTCGTGGACTTGATCGGTGAGGTTGTCGACGACCGTCACGTCGTAGTCTGCGTCGACGTATTCGTCGACGATGTGGCTGCCGACGAATCCAGCACCGCCAGTGACAAGCACGCTGGTCATACAGACTCCGTTTACTGGGT
Encoded proteins:
- a CDS encoding nucleoside-diphosphate sugar epimerase, whose product is MTSVLVTGGAGFVGSHIVDEYVDADYDVTVVDNLTDQVHEDEPDYLNDDAEYVWGDVRDRELMIDLLEDADVLNHQASAVGVGQSMYEIEKYVDVNTLATARILDIIVNDDIELEKMVVASSMSIYGEGEYYCQDCEKSRHPSLRSEEQMGSGGWEHVCSECGSTLEPEPTPESKPRDSTSIYAITKKDQEEMMLSIGRAYDIPTVALRYFNIFGSRQALDNPYTGVCAIFSSRIKNGNPPLVFEDGEQTRDFIHVSDIARANRLAVESDAEDVAVNVGSGSPTTINEVAETLIDLYDRSAELEPEIANDYRQGDIRHCFADPTKADDKLGFEAEIGFEEGMRELVEWGREQEAEDNFEKAHQELEEKGLVGED